The Chaetodon auriga isolate fChaAug3 chromosome 4, fChaAug3.hap1, whole genome shotgun sequence region TATCAGattcaaagagacaaaaaactctgacattattttatgtttgatCAGTTTTCCATTTATCAACACTTTGGTTTGAACTTGGTCATAAACATTTGTACGATAGGACCCTTTTAGAGATGATTCTTGGTCCCTACATCAGGGTCGCATCCAGTGGCTGGTTGTAATTTTATAATCAATGGGCAAGTGCATTAACCACCCTAAATGTGAGTTTCATCAGCCCCGTTGTGGCTCACCCACCACAGAAATCTAATCCACAGATGGAGAAGGATTGTTTTGAGATGCTACCCACCACAGTGTCAGAGATACAGCAGAAGATACAGTGAGAGCGCTTGgttcttcttctactctttgACTTTACACgagctgcagtgctgcttcCAGTGACAGAAATGGTGTGATACTAGCCTGAGGCAGCAGAAGTCCACGCGCTGATTATATGGGGCACGGAGCAAGGAGAGTGGCTTTCTTGTTCAGATAGTTCAGCGGGCACGTGGCGACAAGGAAGACAGCTCAGTTCAAAGTCCCACTGCTGTAGTTTATTGGGGCAGGAGAGGGGACAGGGGCTCGGAGTTGGGTtattgggggggtggggggagcaTCTTTCTCCTCTCATAGCAGAATTTTGACCCCTCCCTGAGGAGACTGGGCGCCCTGGGAGACTCCTCTCGGAGGAGCTGGTCCAAACTCTAACCGTTTCACTAAACTGCAAAACAAGATGTAGCAGATACACTCATgagattaaaaaacaacaacaacaaaaaaaacccatcaaaaTACTTTTAGTTCAAATATTTGatggcttcacacacacatacaaataaaaaacagtagattatgatgaaaaacaagcttttaCCCCTGTTTAAGTACAACCAAGTACTGCTTAACCAGAAAAACTGACTTCTATGTAATACCTGATTGAACCACAACAACAAGAGTTCTTCCACTCATTtaaactgtgctgctgttgttttgctcaCCTGTCGTACTGAGGAGGGGGACTCGTGCTGGTGGCTTGGAGTTCAGAGCCCCTGTCTAAACCAGGACTACCAGGGCCAGCCGGAAGTGCTGGTCTGCTGACAGGCACGTCGCACACAAAGTCTCGACAGGACGCCAACTTTGACTCCAGGTTCTAGCAGGGATACCAAAGAACTGTCAGTCAGCTCACACATGGAAAATCAAACGTGTCGTTACTCTATTTAGTGATCACAGTTATCTGTACAGCTGCTGGGGTGGTATCATTTCCAAATTTCTTACTCCAACTTTTCTCAGCAGCTCTCCTACAATGTTGAGTGCAGATATTCTAGCAGACGTAGTGAGCGGCGTCCCCGTTAGACCATCacctaaaacaaaacagacataaaacataGTGTGTTAACACGACGCTGGTATATTTATCATCATTGCGGTTAGTACTACAGTCAAGGTTGTTCTACACACCTCGTCGGATACTGGAAGCTGGGGGTGTGGCATATGAACTGATAGGTTTGGCGGGTGTGACGGGGATGGATGAGATACCAGCTGATGGACACGTCAGATCTGCTCGATCTGCGTCCTTGCCCAGGCTGCTGGACGGCCGTCTCTCCTTCTGACGTACTGCCAGCTCCTGGCGAAGGTCTGACACCAACAGATATAATGAGTCAGCTTTTCATGAAACGATAAAGATTCCAGTGGCACGTGTCTGAAGAGCACCAACACCGGTTCCCATTACATTATATTTTGGACAAAAATGAAATTGCAGAGACTTCTAACTACCTAAAATAAGTAATCCATGCAGTCATGTCAGCTTTGTGGTACTCAAGTgcacacttttaaaaaaaaaatcaattaatctgAACTAAAAACTGCATTTCCACCAAATAACAACACAAGTGTCCTGATTCCTCTAACATCAAGCCAATGTCGAtcaagcacagacagagagtgtaGAGCCAACAGCCAGCTGACTGTTGACATGCACGTTTACCCTTCCACAAGTCAAAACCTCCACTCTGTAGTGTATATTTctaatacaaaaaaataaaaataaaaaacaattttcatgCTAGTGTGAATCAGAGTGTCCACAAATTCTCAAAATGGAAACTAACAATATGTCCAGTAATAAATTGCCACTGACATTGTATAGACTTGCTTTACTTTTCTTTAAAATAAGACATTGACCGCCTAACTGCCACCAACTCAACAACCAAGCAGCAACAGATAACAGCTGAGCAGCAAGTGCACGGCAAAAACTAGCCAACAGGTAACCTAGGTCTAGGTCATCTAGAGCTGACCTGAGATCTACAAGAGCCCATCAGCACCTTGTTGTGTCAGGGCCCTAACAATGGCAATAACAGCAGATATGTAACTATCCTATCTGTCATGGGTGACCACACTTAAGCAAGTTTCATATCACtctgaaataaatggaaaacgGTGGGTGTCTGGATGGAGGCAAAAACAGAATTCAAAACTGTGAAGTACATTTGATCAGTAtaaaatgagctcaaacataaaaaaaaacacaggtaCAGCCTGTAAAAGCCCTTCTAATGAGATTGGGCGGTACAAATACATACTAGAACACAACTCAGATCAGATGCAGGATAAACAGGAAAAGTAGGCAAGAAAGAAATTGGAGATTTAATCCAGCTATCAAAATTCACTGAGTCAGGCAGAACTGTCAGTTTGTAGAGAAATCAGCAGGTCTTGTTAACCTGAGAGGCTACACTGAGTGCATGTTGGTGTGCATACCTCTGGCTTCATCCTTGAGCCTCTGAACGGACTCGAGCAGGTTCTCCTTCTCATCCAGCTCGCTCTCAAGAAAGGCGTTCCTCTCAATGACGTGGTTCATCCGCTGCTCAAAGTCCTCCAGAGACATGATGGTAGCCCTGGGACAAGCAGAGAGGGTGGAATGATAAAAGTTAACAGTGTGAGTATGTGTAATAAAGTCAggttagccagttagcttttCATTTGGTGGTGAAATCCTTTGGTGAGACAATAACATAAGACCTTTGAGACACTGACCTTTTCGTCCTCTCCAGGTCGTCATTGGACTGTTCAAGCTCTCTGATGTACTTCTGCAGGTGATCCCTCACCGCTCTGGTTTGTCCAAGATCTTCCTCCAGCGTTGAGATGTGCCTAAAAGCATCCGCCTGCTGAACCTCAAATTTCTCCTGCAAACAGCATGCAGACATTGAAATAACTGACAAAAGCAACGGCAGCTTTGCAGTGTCCTTGCAGATTAATCAATGCACCCGCCGGCACAGTATTCAAATAGAagatctgtgcttttttttcagcagagacaaaaaatCCCTTTGAatgttcttcctcctccttgtccccaAGAACCTCTGAGCGATACAGGGTTTTTAGCACAATCCTGCATTCACTTCTCCAATTAATGCTCTCTTCCCCATGGACCACTGAACAAAAATAGCAGTCAGCTGCCTTGTAGTTTTACGAGTGGCAGCAGCAATGATATGCTGAATTTAGGTTGGCtcatggctctgtgtgtgtgtgtgtgtgtgtgtgtgtgtgtgtgtgtgtgtgtgtgcctctgtgtgtgtgtgcctctgtctgtctggctggcTGAAGGAACAGAACTGCTTCAGCATCCCTCACTAGCCACAGCACCAGAACTTGTCAGGTCTGCCGGGGCCAAGGCCTCTTTATGATCACGGTGCTCTACCTTTATGCTTTCCAGTTCCATGCGGAGTCGGCTGTTGTCGAAAAGCAGCTCTTTGTTTCGACCCTCACACTGCTTCAGCTCGGTTTCCAGTTCAGCTTCATAGTCTCGACTCATCTGTTGaaactcctgcagctcctcctgagCCTCATCAGCCCTGGTGACAATACATTGTTTACTACCAAACAACGCCTAACGGTTATAGCTATAGTGCATGATTATTATTTAATCGGCCGATTAAAGAATGTCTGTGCCATATGTTACAGTCCAACGTTACCTTTGCTGATGTCTCCCTGCCTGTTCCTTCCAGAAGCCCAGCTCCTCCGCCAGGGATGCAAACTTATGTGTTGTTGGCTCCACCATGTCTGCTACTTTGTGTCAAAATGGTGGGAATGGGAGACCTAACtgtaaattaaaacacagtgatgtTACTGCTTTATCTGTATCTGTCATGCGAGCACATACATCCGCATCATTCGAACCATAATATTGTTAAGAGCTTGCGAAtgctagctaagttagctagcATTAGTCCACAGCGGTGTGGATTTTGTACCGGTATACTCAGGCCTGGAAAAGTACATacatgtgtttttgcatttatcTCTATCAAGTACGAAAACATAATGATGCGAAGTGAACGGGTTAGCTACTTTCTAAAGCTAACAGCTGAGTTGGAAAGTGCATATGCCATGGCTAAGCTtttcagctaagctaacataGCTAGCTTAAGCGACTTAGCCCGAATCTTATTCCAACAAAGTGAAAAACTCAAACATGGCAGACTCACCTGCATACGAGGAACCGATTAAAACATGCTACAGCTGACGGAATGTATTCCGTGGTAAGGTTAAATTCACCGGATTTGTGGAGCAAACGTACCGTGACTGCACTAACTAATCTCTTTTACGTTCGGACGGTAGTCACCAACC contains the following coding sequences:
- the LOC143318914 gene encoding nuclear distribution protein nudE homolog 1-like, with the translated sequence MVEPTTHKFASLAEELGFWKEQAGRHQQRADEAQEELQEFQQMSRDYEAELETELKQCEGRNKELLFDNSRLRMELESIKEKFEVQQADAFRHISTLEEDLGQTRAVRDHLQKYIRELEQSNDDLERTKRATIMSLEDFEQRMNHVIERNAFLESELDEKENLLESVQRLKDEARDLRQELAVRQKERRPSSSLGKDADRADLTCPSAGISSIPVTPAKPISSYATPPASSIRRGDGLTGTPLTTSARISALNIVGELLRKVGNLESKLASCRDFVCDVPVSRPALPAGPGSPGLDRGSELQATSTSPPPQYDSLVKRLEFGPAPPRGVSQGAQSPQGGVKILL